In Microcoleus sp. FACHB-672, the genomic stretch AAAAGTGAATGGGAATTTCTTGCTTAATTTTTATGGCCAAATCAATGTAAGGCGCTTGTTGTCGTACGGCAGACTCTAAGCTTTTTTCAGTGAAGAATAAGTACCCGCAATAGTTACCGATACAATATCCGCCCCATTCGATATCTCCAGTTTCCAGTCCGCTTTGAATGCCTTCTTGGAAGGAAGCTACACTGTTTTTTGCGTGTTCTGTCCAGCTTCTAATATTGGCATTAAATAGGTTGTAAACTTTAGCCTTGAGTTCTTTGGCGTCGAATTGCTCTAGTAGTTGCAAAGCAATCAAGCCGGCTTGATATCCTGCATCCAGTTTTCCAAGTCCAGACAGCAACAAGCCATAAAAACCATAAGCAAATGCGGAAAGGGCTGAATTTCCATGTTCAATACAAAGATTGATCATCGTTAATATGACTTGCGGAAAAATCTCAGGTTTTGCCTGAAAAACCGGCGTACAGAGGAGTTTTAAAATCCGCATAGCCGCCAGCTTATGCGGATCAGTCATGGCGGGAATATTTTCTAATTCCGCAAGTTCGGCCAACTCAACCACTAAACTGTCTTCGCTGCTGAGTGTTAGGAGATAAACGCCCAAGCTTTCCAAAACTTGCAAGCCGATATCAACGGCTTTGATCATCTCTAGCTGAGCAATATAAACCTGCATTTGCAGCTCATATATTTTGACCGTATCGAGGAAGCTTTTTGCTTGGTGCAAAACGACTTCAGCCAGAATCGCGGCTTGCTCAAAATTTGTGTTTAAATATTCCGTCTCAGCCGCTTCTACATAGAGCAAAAATGTTAGCTCGTAGTGGGAAACCCAGCTATTTTCTGTGAGCATTTTTAGCGCGACTCGGAATTGCACGACAGCCGCTTCATAAGCAGTTGCTGCTTTTGCTTTTTGTCCAGCAATCAAATTAAGCTTTGCGATTTCATCTTTATCGTGCTGGCTGCTAACAAGTTCGATTGCCAGATTTAAATGTTCGACAATTTCAAATATTCTGTCTTCCAGCTCATCAGGTAGAGTATTTTTAAGCAATTGACGACCAATTTTCCAGTGAACTGTCTTTTTCTGTTCAGGTGAAATTAAAGAATAAGCTGCTTGTTGCACTCGGTCATGCAAAAACTTGTAGTTAAAAACTAATAGGTGAGAATTGAGCGGGTCATCTGTTGTACTTTCTAATTCTGAAGTGGGTAATATCAGTTCTGCATCAAGTGCCGGCAAAAGGTCTTGGAAAGTTTCCAATACAGATTTTTGATAGATTAAAGAAAGAGTATTTAAATCAAATTGGTTGCCGATGCAAGCGGCTAAACGTAAAACTTGCTGAGTTTGTTCTGGCAGCTTCTTTAATTTAGCGATCATTAAGTCCACCACATTATCTGTGATGCCCACTTCTTCAATTTTTGCAATATCCCATTGCCAAGCGAGGTGATCAAAATTAAAAACAAGTAACCTTTCTTGATAAAGATTTTTCAAAAACTCACTAACAAAGAACGGATTACCTGAAGTTTTACGAAATACCAATTGTGCCAAAGGTTTTAGATCTGCATTATTTGGAGATAAAGTTTCTGCAATTAACTTTGTAATATTCTCAATATTTAAAGGATTTAAAATAATTTCGTTGATAATAACTTCTTGCTTACGCAGCGAATCCAGGGTCATTATTAAAGAATGGGTGCGGCTAACTTCATTGTTTCGATACGCCCCAATTAGAAATAAATATTGAGTATTTCCCTCAGCCATGATTAACTCAATTAATTTGAGTGTAGCCGAGTCCGCCCATTGAAGATCGTCCAGAAAAATAACTAAGGGATGTTCCGGCTGGCAAAATACCCGAATGAAGTTTTGAAAAACCAAGTTAAAGCGATTTTGAGACTCTGCCGGCCCTAATTCTCGGACTGCCGGCTGCTTGCCAATAATCAGTTCTACTTCGGGAATGACATCTATAATAATTTGCCCATTAGAACCCAACGCAGCTAAGAGTTTGTCTCGCCAGCGATTCAACTGCGCTTCGCTTTCTGTTAAGAGTTGCTGCACTAACGACTGAAAAGATTCCACCACTGCCGAATAAGGAATATTTCGCTGAAACTGGTCAAACTTACCCGATATAAAATATCCCCGGTGCCAGGTTAGCGGTTTATAAATTTCCCGTACCAAAGATGATTTACCAATCCCAGAATAACCCGACACCAACATGATCTCAGAAGTCCCTTGTCGGGTAATTTCTATTGCCCCGCCTCTTTTCTTTTGCCCAGATGCGACCCGAGTGAAAGCCGCTACTAAGGTTTCAATTTCTCGCGCTCTGCCATAAAGTTTTTGGGGAATTTGAAATTTATCAGAAACATCATGATTCCCCGGTATAAAATCTACAATGGCTCTTTTTGCATCTAATTGGTTTAAACAGAACACCAAATCTGCTTTAATTCCCCAGGCATTTTGATACCGATCTTCAGCCGTTTTTGCTAACAGTTTCATCACAATATCAGAAATTGCTTGAGGAATCTTTGAATTCAGCTCATGAGGCGGCACCGGCTGTTTTGCAATATGACAGTGTACCAACTCCATCGCATCACTCCCATTACAAAATAGTTGACGAGTAAGCATTTCGTACAAGGTAACGCCGAAGGAGTAAAAGTCAGTGCGATAGTCCAAGGCTCGGTTCATTCTGCCCGTCTGTTCTGGGGATATATAGGTTAAAGTTCCTTCTAAAAACCTCGGATTTTTTTGTAGGGTTGCCTCTTGGGATAAAACTGTAGAAATTCCAAAATCTATTAATTTTACTTTCGAGGTTTCTGGATTAATAACGATATTGGAAGGATTAATATCTTTGTGAATAATATTATGTTGATGAATTTTACCTAAAATTTCAACAACCTTAATTGCTATTTTGAGAATTTCTTTTAGATCAAAATGATTTTCATTGATCATTTTTTTTAAGGACTTTCCTCCAAAATCTTCTAAAACTATAGCAACTGTGTTCTGATATTTTTGCAATCCATAAACTTTCACAACGCCTTCTAAATTCAAATTTCGGATAATTTTATATTCTTGTTTGTATCGAGCGATTTGCTCTGGACTTGGGAAGTCTTCTTTAAGAACTTTGAGAATTACAGGTAAATTGTCTGGATAACGCAATGCCCGATACACAATAGACTTGTCACTTTCATGCACTTGATCCAGAATTTGGTAATCGCAAAGCATTAGCATAATAAAACTTTGAAGTGACTTTTACTCGTCTGAGCAGACTCAAAACTGCCGAGTCTTTACTCACGAAACTCTGTATTAGCTCAGAACTCTTAGGTTAGTCATCTAAATGTTACAAACATTAATAAAAATAGATTTTAATTAAAATTAAGTTAAATTTTTACAATAAATGAATATATTTATTTGTGACTATTTCAAGATATCTTCAATAGGATTAGTATAAATTTACTTTAAAAATAACTTTTTAATCTTTAATTATTGCCTCAAAAAATGCGATTAATTTGCTCAATAATAAATCAAATTTTTCAATTCAAATAAAATTTATTAGAGTCTTAACATCTAGCCCCGCAAAAAGACAGTGCTGAGGGGTGCCCAAGGAGCGGTTAAAGACCAAAATGTGTTAAAATCTTAACAAGATTTGGCATTTATTAAGAAACCAGACTAGGGTTTTAATATTTTTTTGCCGATTTGCGCCTGAAATCTTACATTTTTGGAGTTTCTCACTGTTATGACCTACTCCCAGGAGCGGATTATCCCCACGGATTTACGCAACGAGATGCAACAGTCTTACCTGGAATACGCGATGAGCGTAATTGTGGGGCGGGCGCTCCCAGATGCCAGGGATGGACTCAAGCCGGTACACCGGCGCATCCTCTACGCGATGCACGAGTTGGGCCTTGCTCCGGATCGGCCTTTCCGCAAGTGCGCCCGTGTGGTGGGGGAAGTGCTGGGTAAATACCATCCCCACGGCGATACAGCGGTGTATGACGCCTTGGTGCGGATGGCGCAAGACTTCTCCATGCGTTCGCCCCTGATCAACGGCCACGGCAACTTTGGCTCGATTGACAACGATCCACCGGCAGCAATGCGGTATACCGAGTGCCGGCTGCAATCGCTGACCTCGGACGCGATGCTGCGCGATATTGACTCAGATACGGTCGATTACGGGGATAACTTCGACGGTTCCCAACAAGAACCCCTGGTGATGCCGGCACGCATCCCACAACTGCTGCTCAACGGTTCCTCTGGCATCGCGGTGGGCATGGCTACCAACATCCCACCTCACAATCTGGGAGAACTCATTGATGGATTGGTTGCCCTGATCCACAACCCAGACTTGACCGATGTCCAGCTCATGCAGTACATTCCTGGCCCTGACTTCCCCACCGGCGGCCAAATTTTAGGCGTCACCGGCATCCGCGAAGCTTACACCACGGGTCGCGGTTCCATCACGATGCGCGGTATTGCCAGCATAGAAACCATTGAACACCGGGGCCGGCCAGACCGCGAAGCAATCATCATCACCGAATTGCCTTACCAAACCAATAAGGCAGCGATGATTGAGAAAATTGCCGACATGGTGAACGAGAAGCGGTTGGAAGGCATTGCCGATATCCGCGATGAAAGCGACCGCGACGGAATGCGCGTCGTCATCGAACTCAAGCGCGACGCATATCCGCGAGTTGTCCTCAACAACCTCTACAAACAAACGCCCCTGCAAGCTAATTTTGGGGCAAATATGCTGGCGCTGGTGAATGCAGAACCGCAACTGCTCACCATCAGGCAGTTCCTCAATGTTTTCTTGGATTTCCGTGTTGAAACCATCATCAGACGGACGCAGTATGAACTGCGAAAAGCCGAAGAACGCGACCATTTGCTGCAAGGTTTACTCATTGCTCTAGACAATTTAGACGCAATTATTCACCTGATTCGTAGTGCAGCAGATACCGCCACTGCCAAGCAGGAATTGATGGATAACTATGGGCTTTCTGAAGCACAAGCAGACGCCATTTTGCAGATGCAACTGCGCCGACTAACTGCATTAGAAGCTCAGAAAATTATGCAAGAACACGATGAGTTGCAAACGCTCATTGCGGATTTGCGTGATATTCTGGCAAGGCGCGAACGCATTTTAGAAATCATCGAAACCGAAGCAGCAGAAATCAAAACAAAGTTTGCTACACCGCGACGAACCCAGATTGAACACGCGGATGGGGAAATAGATGACACCGACTTAATCGCTAATGAAAAAGCCTTAATTCTGCTCACCGAACAAGGTTACATTAAGCGAATGCCGGTGAGTTCTTTTGAAGCGCAAAGTCGGGGCACTCGTGGTAAAGCCGCGAACCGGATGAAAGAGGATGACGGTGTTGAGCATTTCTTAACTTGTTGCGACCATGATAGCGTTTTGTTCTTTAGCGCTCGCGGCGTCGTTTATTGCCTGAAAGCTTACCAAATTCCCACCGGCTCCCGCACAGCGCGAGGCACTGCCATTGTGCAAATGCTGCCAATTCCCCGAGATGAAAAAATCACCTCAATCGTGCCGGTGAGCGAATTCAGTGACGATGAATATCTGATCATGCTCACCAAAGGCGGCTACATCAAAAAAACCGCCTTGTCTGCCTTCAGCAACATTCGAGCCAATGGCTTAATTGCTATTTCTCTCGAAGAAGCCGATCAGTTGCGCTGGGTGCGACGCGCACGCGCAGAAGACAGCATCATCATTGGATCGCGGCAGGGAATGGCAATTCATTTCAAAGCCACTGCCGACCAGTTGCGTCCCCTTGGTCGCGCCACGCGGGGTGTAAAATCCATGAACCTCCGCAAAGGCGATGAACTGATCAGCATGGATATCCTGCCGGCAGCGATCGTTGCCACCCTTGCTCAAACAGAGGTGGATGAATCAGAAATCGAAGAGGAGGAACTAGAACTCCAAATTGATGAGGCTGAAAACGGTGCTCAAGATTTAGCACTCACGAACGATGAGTCTGAAAACGGCGCTCAAGATCCAGCACTCACCACATCTGCCGGTCCGTGGGTACTGGTAGTAACCACCGGCGGTTATGGCAAGCGGGTGCCGGTTGGTCAA encodes the following:
- a CDS encoding ATP-binding sensor histidine kinase gives rise to the protein MLMLCDYQILDQVHESDKSIVYRALRYPDNLPVILKVLKEDFPSPEQIARYKQEYKIIRNLNLEGVVKVYGLQKYQNTVAIVLEDFGGKSLKKMINENHFDLKEILKIAIKVVEILGKIHQHNIIHKDINPSNIVINPETSKVKLIDFGISTVLSQEATLQKNPRFLEGTLTYISPEQTGRMNRALDYRTDFYSFGVTLYEMLTRQLFCNGSDAMELVHCHIAKQPVPPHELNSKIPQAISDIVMKLLAKTAEDRYQNAWGIKADLVFCLNQLDAKRAIVDFIPGNHDVSDKFQIPQKLYGRAREIETLVAAFTRVASGQKKRGGAIEITRQGTSEIMLVSGYSGIGKSSLVREIYKPLTWHRGYFISGKFDQFQRNIPYSAVVESFQSLVQQLLTESEAQLNRWRDKLLAALGSNGQIIIDVIPEVELIIGKQPAVRELGPAESQNRFNLVFQNFIRVFCQPEHPLVIFLDDLQWADSATLKLIELIMAEGNTQYLFLIGAYRNNEVSRTHSLIMTLDSLRKQEVIINEIILNPLNIENITKLIAETLSPNNADLKPLAQLVFRKTSGNPFFVSEFLKNLYQERLLVFNFDHLAWQWDIAKIEEVGITDNVVDLMIAKLKKLPEQTQQVLRLAACIGNQFDLNTLSLIYQKSVLETFQDLLPALDAELILPTSELESTTDDPLNSHLLVFNYKFLHDRVQQAAYSLISPEQKKTVHWKIGRQLLKNTLPDELEDRIFEIVEHLNLAIELVSSQHDKDEIAKLNLIAGQKAKAATAYEAAVVQFRVALKMLTENSWVSHYELTFLLYVEAAETEYLNTNFEQAAILAEVVLHQAKSFLDTVKIYELQMQVYIAQLEMIKAVDIGLQVLESLGVYLLTLSSEDSLVVELAELAELENIPAMTDPHKLAAMRILKLLCTPVFQAKPEIFPQVILTMINLCIEHGNSALSAFAYGFYGLLLSGLGKLDAGYQAGLIALQLLEQFDAKELKAKVYNLFNANIRSWTEHAKNSVASFQEGIQSGLETGDIEWGGYCIGNYCGYLFFTEKSLESAVRQQAPYIDLAIKIKQEIPIHFSSVWRQLGLNFQGRAADKYLLIGESFDEAKMLARLIEAKTGTVLFVFYVAKTILLYQFKDFEAAIKSASLAAEQAGSGFGFIQVAILNFYHSLALLSYYCQARSNEQQKSLVQVEANQEKMKRWAHQAPMNFQHKYDLVEAEKARILEQSVAAMESYDRAIQGARKQGYIQEEALAYERAAEFYLELGREEIAQTYMAKAHYCYVRWGAQAKVEDLEVRYPQFISRRIATDKTNIQTTTVTVSGSTRNSGAALDLATVMKASQAISGEIVLDKLLAQLMKILVENAGAQKGFLVLVKNEELLLEASYLIELEQIFMRHSMPIESCRDIPSTIINYVERTLSDVVLTNAACEGKFITDPYIVLNQLKSVLCTPIINQGKLVAILYLENNLTIGAFTPDRLELLRLLSSQAAISLENAMLYANLEEKVKDRTQDLNEKNVRLEQTLHELQLTQSQLIQSEKMSSLGQMVAGVAHEINNPINFIYGNLNPAIEYVKDILHLIDLYRQTDASSQPAIVAATKNLDLEFAVEDLQKLMDSMKVGAERIRNIVLSLRVFSRLDEADMKPINIHEGIDSSLMVLQHRLRKEGCASEIEIIKEYGKVPLVTCYAGQLNQVFLYILSNAIDALNELGISCEWLEFTPKTTTRQIHIRTETTSCNAVKIRIADNGPGMSEEVSKRIFDPFFTTKPVGTGTGLGLSICYQIVVKKHGGQLTCVSAPGQGTELVFEIPINQKH
- the gyrA gene encoding DNA gyrase subunit A, with the protein product MTYSQERIIPTDLRNEMQQSYLEYAMSVIVGRALPDARDGLKPVHRRILYAMHELGLAPDRPFRKCARVVGEVLGKYHPHGDTAVYDALVRMAQDFSMRSPLINGHGNFGSIDNDPPAAMRYTECRLQSLTSDAMLRDIDSDTVDYGDNFDGSQQEPLVMPARIPQLLLNGSSGIAVGMATNIPPHNLGELIDGLVALIHNPDLTDVQLMQYIPGPDFPTGGQILGVTGIREAYTTGRGSITMRGIASIETIEHRGRPDREAIIITELPYQTNKAAMIEKIADMVNEKRLEGIADIRDESDRDGMRVVIELKRDAYPRVVLNNLYKQTPLQANFGANMLALVNAEPQLLTIRQFLNVFLDFRVETIIRRTQYELRKAEERDHLLQGLLIALDNLDAIIHLIRSAADTATAKQELMDNYGLSEAQADAILQMQLRRLTALEAQKIMQEHDELQTLIADLRDILARRERILEIIETEAAEIKTKFATPRRTQIEHADGEIDDTDLIANEKALILLTEQGYIKRMPVSSFEAQSRGTRGKAANRMKEDDGVEHFLTCCDHDSVLFFSARGVVYCLKAYQIPTGSRTARGTAIVQMLPIPRDEKITSIVPVSEFSDDEYLIMLTKGGYIKKTALSAFSNIRANGLIAISLEEADQLRWVRRARAEDSIIIGSRQGMAIHFKATADQLRPLGRATRGVKSMNLRKGDELISMDILPAAIVATLAQTEVDESEIEEEELELQIDEAENGAQDLALTNDESENGAQDPALTTSAGPWVLVVTTGGYGKRVPVGQFRLQNRAGKGIIVTKFKSRRTNDQLAALRIVHEGDELMIVTSRGIIIRQSADAISPQSRSATGVRVQRLDEDDAIAAVALVPPSNGETEEQEEAE